The following are from one region of the Paenibacillus bovis genome:
- a CDS encoding ABC transporter permease, giving the protein MKERHYGLAAFSLLVFIFLLGPLVIISITSFGPGTVLKFPPDGFSLRWYQNIWDVSMFPRTFVTSIIISLLGNLLALVLGIPAAYALSRYRFRGRELLNAIFLSPVLIPGIVLGFTMLKYVLVMYHLPIYTGLLVGHTVIMMPFIIRVIGSSLSSFDFSIEEAAVSLGAGRIETFFKVVLPNIRSGIMAAVLIAFLESFNNVDISVFMTGPGISTLPIQMLTYVQNYFDPTIAAISVVLMFLTVLLMFVIERLMGGLSYFTKR; this is encoded by the coding sequence ATGAAAGAAAGACATTACGGTCTGGCTGCCTTCAGCCTGCTGGTATTTATCTTTTTGCTGGGACCGCTGGTGATTATCTCGATCACTTCATTCGGCCCGGGTACGGTACTCAAATTTCCGCCGGATGGCTTCTCGCTGCGGTGGTATCAGAATATCTGGGATGTGAGCATGTTCCCCAGAACATTTGTGACTTCGATTATTATCTCGCTGCTCGGTAATCTGCTGGCGCTTGTGCTGGGTATCCCGGCAGCTTATGCACTCAGCCGCTACCGCTTCCGGGGAAGGGAGCTACTGAATGCGATCTTCCTGTCGCCGGTGCTGATTCCCGGTATTGTACTTGGATTTACGATGCTCAAGTATGTACTGGTAATGTACCATCTGCCGATCTATACCGGTCTGCTGGTCGGTCATACAGTCATTATGATGCCGTTTATTATCCGCGTAATCGGTTCGAGCCTGTCGAGCTTTGACTTCTCTATCGAGGAAGCGGCGGTGAGTCTCGGAGCAGGCCGGATCGAGACTTTTTTCAAAGTCGTACTGCCCAATATCCGCTCGGGTATTATGGCGGCGGTGCTGATCGCTTTTCTGGAGTCGTTCAATAACGTGGATATTTCCGTCTTTATGACCGGTCCCGGGATCAGTACGCTGCCGATTCAGATGCTGACGTATGTACAAAATTATTTTGATCCGACGATTGCCGCCATTTCGGTGGTGTTGATGTTCCTGACAGTACTGCTCATGTTCGTGATTGAACGATTGATGGGCGGACTGTCCTACTTTACGAAGCGCTAG
- a CDS encoding ABC transporter permease, whose amino-acid sequence MKSKHIYWLLLPGLLFLTVFMLVPIVLTIGSTFFQEGRPTLDGYLHFFKDSYFNRILLTTLRVSIFTTVICIVLGYPVAFYISRLGKRPKAILLALSIFPLLTSPVVRSFSWMIILGRNGLVNNVLTGIGIVDKPLEILYTPTAMIIGMVHLFLPLIIITLVGVMENVDYELIRAAESLGASRWTALRKILFPLTIPGLIIGSVLVFVGSLTAYTTPALLGGKERVISTFLYQNAMTLNDWYLASVIATIMIVITLIIVALMNRAAVKLNPKG is encoded by the coding sequence ATGAAGTCCAAACATATCTACTGGCTGCTCCTGCCGGGACTGCTGTTTCTGACCGTATTTATGCTGGTGCCGATTGTACTGACGATTGGTTCCACCTTTTTTCAGGAAGGCAGGCCTACGCTGGACGGCTATCTGCACTTTTTCAAAGACAGTTATTTCAACCGGATTCTGCTGACGACGTTGCGAGTCAGTATTTTCACGACGGTGATCTGTATTGTACTTGGTTATCCGGTGGCTTTTTACATATCCCGACTGGGCAAGCGGCCCAAAGCGATTCTGCTGGCGCTGTCGATCTTTCCGCTGCTGACCAGTCCGGTCGTACGCTCCTTTAGCTGGATGATTATTCTCGGACGCAATGGACTGGTCAACAATGTCCTGACCGGTATCGGCATCGTGGACAAGCCGCTGGAGATTCTGTATACGCCGACTGCGATGATTATCGGGATGGTGCATCTATTCCTACCACTCATCATTATTACGCTGGTCGGTGTGATGGAAAATGTGGATTATGAACTGATCCGCGCTGCCGAGAGTCTGGGCGCTTCGCGCTGGACTGCGCTGCGCAAAATCCTGTTCCCACTAACGATTCCGGGTCTGATTATCGGCAGTGTACTGGTGTTCGTCGGCAGTCTGACTGCCTATACCACACCTGCGCTGCTCGGTGGCAAGGAACGGGTGATCTCGACGTTTCTGTACCAGAATGCGATGACGCTGAATGACTGGTATCTCGCATCCGTGATCGCTACGATCATGATTGTGATTACATTGATTATCGTGGCTCTGATGAACCGGGCAGCGGTGAAATTGAATCCGAAGGGGTGA
- a CDS encoding nucleoside hydrolase: MNTIKRKVILDVDTGIDDALGIMLAVGSGDCDILGITTVNGNVSLQQATRNTLKITQLIENEYIPVFAGADRPLVRQPRFEHSVHGNDGIGGALKDMPVYRQAEEMAAHQFIIQQVMSQPGEITLIMTAPLTNLALALQEQPDLPNHVDRVFIMGGAVNEYGNITPTAEYNMYVDPEAAKIVFKAGFSNIVLVPLDVTRRVLLDRNHLAALARTARPDITVYVHQSTSDYMKRYEQRNGVQACAMHDPLAVAAALRPELLHTTSYYVDVEVSSELCDGQTVCDFQNRLGQTPNIQVGMTVDHIGFFNYFLEALSRL, from the coding sequence ATGAACACGATCAAACGTAAAGTTATTCTGGATGTGGATACAGGTATTGATGATGCTCTGGGTATTATGCTGGCCGTCGGCAGCGGAGACTGCGATATTCTGGGAATCACCACCGTCAATGGCAATGTGTCACTGCAGCAGGCGACCCGGAATACACTGAAAATCACGCAGCTGATCGAGAATGAGTATATTCCCGTATTTGCAGGCGCGGATCGTCCATTGGTTCGCCAGCCGCGATTTGAGCACAGCGTTCACGGTAATGACGGGATCGGAGGAGCACTCAAGGATATGCCTGTCTATCGACAGGCGGAAGAGATGGCTGCCCATCAATTTATTATTCAGCAGGTCATGAGTCAGCCCGGCGAGATTACTCTGATCATGACCGCACCGCTGACCAATCTGGCGCTGGCTCTACAGGAGCAGCCGGATCTGCCGAATCATGTAGACCGGGTGTTTATTATGGGTGGAGCTGTCAATGAATACGGCAATATTACACCGACTGCCGAATACAATATGTACGTTGATCCCGAAGCGGCGAAGATTGTATTCAAGGCAGGCTTCAGCAATATCGTATTGGTGCCGCTCGATGTTACCCGGCGTGTGCTGCTGGACCGCAATCATCTGGCGGCGCTTGCCCGCACGGCCCGGCCGGATATTACGGTCTATGTACACCAGAGCACCTCTGACTATATGAAGCGCTATGAACAGCGCAACGGCGTGCAGGCCTGCGCCATGCATGATCCCTTGGCGGTCGCTGCAGCCCTGCGTCCGGAGCTGCTGCATACGACTTCTTATTATGTGGATGTAGAAGTGAGTAGTGAACTGTGCGACGGGCAGACCGTATGTGATTTTCAGAACCGGCTCGGACAGACACCGAATATTCAGGTCGGCATGACGGTAGATCATATTGGCTTTTTCAATTATTTTCTGGAGGCACTTAGCCGGCTATAG
- a CDS encoding ABC transporter substrate-binding protein, translating into MMSKKWMSGILALTLAGVGLTGCGTTIDGPGGATSGGSSDGQQELVISTWGFSEDFLQASVFEPFEKEHNVKIVLETGNNAERLNKIRQGSTDVDVIYLSDYYAQQGIDAGLFDTIDHSKIPNMDKIYDIAKAPNGEQYGPAYTVAQLGIAYNPDMVSGEVKSWSDLWKPEFSGNLTMPAITATAGPMMVDAASRTAGNETFNEDAAFGQLKKLNESVVKYYSQTSEYVNMIGQGEIAGGPIMEMYFKDIQAAVPNAKFVSPSDGGYAVINTVNVVKNSNQKELAEEFINWQLSKQVQEASAKARVDSPVNTDVVLTDEEAQGLTYGADVIKSLRQLDMKFVNENMPKWTDRWNREIGG; encoded by the coding sequence ATGATGAGCAAAAAATGGATGAGTGGAATACTGGCATTAACGCTGGCAGGAGTAGGTCTGACCGGTTGCGGGACGACTATTGACGGTCCTGGCGGAGCGACGAGCGGAGGCAGCAGTGACGGACAGCAGGAGCTGGTCATCTCGACATGGGGCTTCTCGGAGGATTTCCTGCAGGCATCGGTATTTGAACCTTTTGAAAAGGAACACAACGTCAAAATCGTACTGGAAACCGGTAATAATGCCGAACGGCTAAACAAAATCCGCCAGGGCAGCACGGATGTAGACGTTATCTACCTGTCCGATTATTATGCCCAGCAGGGAATTGATGCCGGATTGTTCGATACGATCGATCATAGCAAGATTCCGAATATGGATAAAATCTACGATATTGCCAAAGCTCCGAACGGTGAGCAGTATGGTCCGGCGTATACTGTCGCCCAGCTGGGGATTGCCTATAATCCCGATATGGTTAGCGGCGAAGTCAAATCCTGGTCCGATCTGTGGAAGCCGGAATTCTCGGGTAACCTGACGATGCCGGCGATTACGGCGACAGCAGGTCCGATGATGGTCGATGCAGCCTCGCGTACAGCAGGCAATGAGACGTTTAATGAAGATGCTGCTTTTGGACAGCTGAAAAAGCTGAACGAGAGCGTTGTAAAATATTACAGCCAGACCTCTGAATATGTGAACATGATAGGCCAGGGCGAGATTGCTGGCGGGCCTATCATGGAAATGTATTTCAAGGATATTCAGGCAGCTGTGCCGAATGCCAAATTCGTTTCTCCATCCGATGGTGGCTATGCAGTTATCAACACCGTCAATGTCGTGAAGAACAGCAATCAAAAAGAACTGGCCGAAGAATTTATCAACTGGCAGCTGAGCAAGCAAGTACAGGAAGCCTCTGCCAAAGCCAGAGTCGACTCCCCGGTAAATACCGATGTGGTACTGACGGATGAAGAGGCGCAGGGCCTTACGTACGGAGCGGATGTGATCAAGAGTCTGCGTCAGCTGGACATGAAATTCGTGAACGAGAATATGCCGAAATGGACTGACCGCTGGAACCGTGAGATTGGTGGTTAA
- a CDS encoding nucleoside hydrolase, with protein MSQIQSVYFNHDAGVDDLVSLFMLLQMENVRLTGVSVIPADGYLEPGADASRKIIDRFGTYAPETAKSNSRGKNPFPPAWRMHTFYVDALPILNESGTMEAPLSDLPAHRHMIRQLLATEGKTTLLFTGPLTDLARALDEAPEIEDKIEKLVWMGGGFERGNVDEPEHDGTAEWNVFWDPEAAHRVWQSGIEIDLVALESTIKVPLDLKIRKRWASERRYEGVDFLGNCYACCPPLVHMENNSTYYFWDVLTTLSIGKPELVSKKTINCIVIPDGPSQGRTVEQADGRPVNLVYDTDPQAFSDYMIALAQQAAPARY; from the coding sequence ATGTCACAGATTCAATCCGTATACTTTAATCATGATGCCGGTGTCGATGATCTGGTATCGCTGTTTATGCTGCTGCAAATGGAGAATGTGCGTCTTACCGGCGTATCGGTTATTCCAGCTGACGGTTATCTGGAGCCGGGAGCCGATGCCAGCCGCAAAATTATCGACCGTTTTGGTACATATGCACCGGAGACGGCCAAATCCAACTCCCGCGGCAAAAATCCATTCCCGCCGGCATGGCGTATGCATACCTTTTATGTAGATGCACTGCCGATTCTGAACGAATCCGGTACGATGGAAGCACCGCTGTCCGATCTGCCGGCTCATCGTCATATGATCCGTCAGCTGCTGGCGACCGAAGGCAAAACGACACTGCTGTTTACCGGACCGCTCACTGATCTGGCCCGTGCGTTGGACGAAGCTCCCGAGATCGAAGACAAAATCGAAAAGCTCGTCTGGATGGGCGGCGGATTCGAACGCGGTAATGTCGATGAGCCCGAGCATGATGGAACCGCTGAGTGGAATGTATTCTGGGACCCGGAAGCGGCGCACCGTGTCTGGCAGAGTGGGATCGAGATTGATCTGGTTGCTCTGGAGAGTACGATCAAAGTGCCGCTGGATCTGAAGATCCGCAAGCGCTGGGCTTCCGAACGCCGGTATGAAGGCGTCGATTTCCTCGGCAACTGCTATGCCTGCTGCCCGCCGCTCGTGCATATGGAGAATAACTCCACGTATTATTTCTGGGATGTACTGACCACGCTGTCGATTGGCAAGCCAGAGCTGGTTAGCAAGAAGACGATCAACTGCATCGTGATCCCGGACGGTCCTTCCCAGGGCAGAACGGTCGAGCAGGCCGATGGACGCCCGGTGAATCTGGTCTATGATACAGATCCGCAAGCTTTCTCCGATTACATGATTGCACTGGCTCAACAAGCAGCACCGGCACGTTACTAA
- a CDS encoding diacylglycerol/lipid kinase family protein, whose translation MYTKGLFIYNGNAGSVDSTQVGDVLGILSAELPELNVRRTSEPGEAERICREEAEQYDVLYILGGDGTVHECVNGLAALESPPVIGVLPGGTCNDFSRTLWMPQQLPRAAEVLNERRTRTLDIGTANGHYFTNFYGIGLISETSQNINSDIKGTFGKLGYFLSTLQTVRTAEPFQFEMSHDGGEISGEAVMIYAANGRYLGTNPLPFHDESLEDGLLDVLIIREAGLPLLRELLSRKTPGQWSPESSTIEYIQTSRLTIRTERPMPADTDGEIYLETPAELGVLPGKLTFLVGEQPVATL comes from the coding sequence ATGTATACAAAAGGCTTATTTATATATAACGGTAATGCAGGTTCGGTAGACAGTACGCAGGTCGGAGATGTACTGGGCATTCTGTCGGCAGAGCTGCCGGAGCTGAATGTAAGGCGTACCAGCGAGCCGGGAGAAGCCGAACGAATCTGCCGCGAAGAAGCGGAGCAGTATGATGTACTGTATATTCTGGGCGGAGACGGTACGGTACATGAGTGTGTGAACGGATTGGCTGCACTGGAATCGCCGCCGGTCATCGGTGTACTGCCTGGCGGAACCTGCAATGACTTTTCCCGAACATTGTGGATGCCGCAGCAGCTGCCGCGTGCAGCAGAAGTGCTGAATGAACGTCGCACTCGTACGCTGGATATCGGAACAGCGAACGGACATTATTTTACCAACTTCTACGGGATCGGTCTGATCTCCGAGACGTCACAAAATATCAATTCGGATATCAAAGGCACTTTTGGCAAACTCGGCTATTTTCTGAGTACACTGCAGACCGTGCGTACCGCAGAGCCGTTTCAGTTTGAAATGAGCCATGACGGAGGTGAAATCTCCGGCGAAGCCGTGATGATTTATGCAGCCAATGGACGTTATCTGGGCACCAACCCGCTGCCGTTTCATGATGAATCACTGGAGGACGGGCTGCTGGATGTACTCATTATCCGTGAAGCGGGACTGCCGCTGCTGCGCGAGCTGCTCAGCCGCAAAACGCCGGGACAATGGAGCCCGGAGAGCAGCACGATCGAGTATATCCAGACGAGCCGCCTCACCATTCGGACCGAGCGGCCGATGCCTGCAGACACGGATGGAGAAATCTATCTGGAGACACCGGCAGAGCTGGGTGTACTGCCGGGCAAGCTGACTTTTCTGGTCGGCGAACAGCCGGTTGCGACGCTGTAA
- a CDS encoding YitT family protein, which translates to MPRKHRKLSFAQLLAKFIFITTGAVLMAVALEIFLIPNSVIDGGITGISIILSELSSIQLGIFIFVINVPFLIIGYKQIGKTFAFSTLYGIAVMSSMTAYLHHVPALTDDKILASMFGGVILGFGIGLVIRFGGSLDGTEIVAILLSKKFHMPVGQIVMIINVFIFAAAGFVFGWDSAMFSIFTYYIAAKVMDIVVEGLEESKSVTIISQEYEEISQAIMDRLGRNTTFMYAKGGYSKEDTQVIYCVVSRLELAKLRNIVHDVDPTAFLAVEHVSEVIGGNFEKKSIH; encoded by the coding sequence ATGCCAAGAAAACACCGTAAGCTTAGCTTTGCCCAATTGCTCGCCAAGTTCATTTTTATTACCACAGGTGCCGTGCTGATGGCAGTTGCCCTGGAGATTTTTCTGATTCCGAATAGTGTAATCGATGGCGGAATCACCGGTATTTCGATTATTTTATCAGAGCTGTCTTCGATTCAGCTAGGGATATTCATCTTTGTTATTAACGTGCCTTTCCTGATTATCGGCTACAAGCAGATCGGGAAGACCTTTGCTTTTTCTACTCTGTACGGGATCGCCGTTATGTCATCCATGACTGCCTATCTGCATCATGTACCGGCACTGACCGATGACAAAATTCTCGCCAGCATGTTCGGCGGTGTTATCCTCGGCTTTGGGATCGGACTCGTGATCCGGTTCGGCGGCTCGCTCGACGGAACCGAGATCGTCGCGATCCTGCTGTCCAAGAAGTTCCATATGCCGGTCGGACAAATCGTTATGATTATTAACGTATTTATCTTTGCGGCTGCCGGATTCGTATTCGGTTGGGATTCTGCGATGTTCTCGATTTTCACTTATTATATCGCTGCCAAAGTAATGGATATCGTCGTCGAAGGTTTGGAAGAATCCAAATCGGTCACGATCATCTCCCAGGAGTACGAAGAAATCTCCCAGGCGATCATGGACCGTCTCGGACGCAACACTACTTTTATGTATGCCAAAGGCGGTTATTCCAAGGAAGACACCCAGGTCATCTACTGCGTTGTCAGTCGACTGGAGCTCGCCAAGCTGCGCAATATCGTGCATGATGTTGATCCGACAGCCTTCCTCGCGGTAGAGCATGTGAGTGAAGTAATCGGCGGGAATTTCGAGAAAAAGAGTATTCACTAA
- a CDS encoding ABC transporter ATP-binding protein, which translates to MSESTRRRSSAKPPGGPMGGPGGPPGMSMPGAKPKNFKGTLRRLIAYLKPHRLPLTGVLVAAILSTLFSIVSPRILGLATDELFTSVTGGREINFDYIFRLLLMLGGLYLFSSLFAYLQQYFISGVAQNTVYEMRREVKGKLTRLPLRYYDRQTHGEVLSRVTNDMDNISTTLQQSLTQMITSIVTLVGVIIMMLTLSPLLTLITVLTIPLSLIVTILVAKRSQKHFAGQQAALGRLNGHVEELYTGHPIVKAFGQERKAVQEFDTLNNELYDSGWKAQFISGTIMPLMNFVSNIGYVLICVVGGIMVTRGSIGIGGIQAFIQYARQFSQPITQLANISNIIQSAIASAERVFEVLDEQEEEDHPAAAQAATASLVKGKTVSTAENATAEQSAVSQTLSPAARPGFRANVDFEHVQFGYKPDQLLIQDMNIHVEAGQTVAIVGPTGAGKTTLINLLMRFYELNGGIIRIDGHDIKEWSRSELRSLFGMVLQDTWLFGGTIRDNIAYGREQATEAEIMQAAEAARADHFIRTLPEGYDTVLNEEASNISQGQKQLLTIARAILANPSILILDEATSSVDTRTEVLIQQAMNELMQGRTSFVIAHRLSTIREADLILVMNHGEVIEQGTHEELLERGGFYADLYNSQFSGQEAG; encoded by the coding sequence ATGAGTGAATCAACAAGACGCCGCTCCTCCGCGAAGCCTCCGGGCGGCCCGATGGGTGGTCCGGGCGGCCCTCCCGGTATGTCGATGCCAGGAGCCAAACCCAAAAATTTCAAAGGAACCTTGCGGCGCCTTATTGCTTATCTGAAGCCGCACAGGCTGCCGCTGACCGGTGTATTGGTCGCAGCGATTCTCAGTACGCTGTTCAGTATCGTGTCTCCGCGTATACTGGGGCTGGCCACCGATGAACTGTTCACCAGTGTCACCGGCGGCCGCGAGATTAATTTTGATTATATTTTTCGTCTGCTGCTGATGCTGGGCGGGTTGTACTTGTTCAGTTCGCTATTTGCCTATTTGCAGCAGTACTTTATATCGGGCGTAGCCCAGAATACCGTCTATGAGATGCGGCGGGAAGTCAAAGGCAAACTAACCCGACTGCCGCTGCGCTACTATGATCGGCAGACACACGGGGAAGTGCTGAGCCGGGTAACCAATGATATGGATAATATCAGCACGACTCTGCAGCAGAGCCTGACGCAGATGATTACGTCGATCGTTACACTGGTCGGGGTCATCATCATGATGCTGACGCTCAGTCCGCTGCTCACCCTGATTACTGTACTCACGATTCCGCTCAGTCTGATTGTGACCATATTGGTCGCCAAGCGTTCGCAAAAGCATTTTGCCGGACAGCAGGCGGCACTGGGACGGTTGAATGGTCATGTAGAAGAGCTATACACCGGTCATCCGATCGTCAAGGCATTTGGTCAGGAACGCAAGGCTGTACAGGAATTTGATACGCTGAATAATGAATTGTATGATTCCGGTTGGAAAGCGCAGTTTATCTCCGGTACGATTATGCCCTTGATGAACTTCGTCAGCAATATCGGCTATGTACTCATCTGCGTGGTCGGCGGGATTATGGTAACACGCGGCAGTATCGGCATCGGCGGGATTCAGGCTTTTATCCAGTATGCGCGCCAATTCTCCCAGCCGATCACCCAGCTGGCCAATATCTCGAACATTATCCAGTCGGCGATTGCGTCGGCAGAGCGGGTATTCGAAGTGCTGGACGAGCAGGAGGAAGAAGATCATCCGGCAGCAGCACAGGCCGCCACAGCCAGTTTGGTAAAAGGCAAAACTGTATCCACAGCCGAGAACGCGACTGCAGAACAATCAGCAGTATCGCAGACGCTGTCGCCGGCAGCAAGACCGGGTTTCCGTGCGAATGTGGATTTTGAACATGTCCAATTCGGCTACAAGCCGGATCAGCTGCTCATTCAGGATATGAATATTCATGTGGAAGCTGGCCAGACTGTAGCCATTGTCGGTCCGACCGGTGCCGGTAAAACGACACTGATCAATCTGTTGATGCGATTCTATGAGCTGAATGGTGGAATTATCCGGATCGATGGTCACGATATCAAGGAATGGTCACGCAGTGAGCTGCGCAGCCTGTTCGGCATGGTGCTGCAGGATACATGGTTGTTCGGCGGTACGATTCGTGATAATATCGCATATGGTCGTGAACAGGCCACCGAAGCGGAGATCATGCAGGCTGCCGAAGCAGCGCGAGCAGACCACTTTATCCGTACATTGCCAGAAGGTTATGATACCGTGCTGAATGAGGAAGCTTCGAATATTTCACAGGGTCAAAAGCAGCTGCTGACGATCGCCCGCGCTATTCTGGCGAATCCGTCGATCCTTATTCTGGATGAGGCGACGAGCAGTGTCGATACCCGGACCGAGGTATTGATCCAGCAGGCAATGAATGAGCTGATGCAGGGACGGACGAGCTTTGTGATTGCGCATCGTCTGTCTACGATTCGTGAAGCGGATCTCATCCTCGTTATGAATCATGGTGAAGTGATCGAGCAGGGCACACATGAAGAACTGCTGGAACGCGGCGGATTCTATGCCGATCTGTACAACAGCCAGTTCTCCGGACAGGAAGCCGGCTAA
- a CDS encoding ABC transporter ATP-binding protein produces MIKLFRQMQPYYPLIGLILVLTFLQTMSELFLPTLMADIVDTGIAAGNIPYIWRIGSYMLLFAAVGMLCSIAASYFSAKVAIGFGRDLRSRVFAHVENFSLQEFDRIGTASLITRTTNDITQLQQVLTMMLRMMLMAPLMMLGGLIMAISKQGQLSLIFVVVIPVLGLAIFLIGRKGMPLFKQMQTRLDTLNMVIRENLTGIRVIRAFNRDRYENKRFDGASRGLADTAIKVNKLMALMMPVMMIVLNFSIIAIIGFGSVEISYGRMQVGDLMAFVQYATQILFSFLMLSVIFVMVPRASASATRINEVLDMQPDIVNPAQPKPLQQDSRQPVTLKFDDVTFHYPGAEQPALEHISFEARRGEVTAIIGGTGSGKSTLVNLIPRFYDVSSGRIEVHGTDIRELEQSALRERIGYVPQKALLFTGTIAENIRYGHESATEEEIAHAARIAQAEDFISEMPEGYNSEIAQGGSNVSGGQKQRLSIARALVRRPELYIFDDSFSALDFKTDARLRAALREETTEATVLMVAQRVSTVIDADQIIVLDEGRIAGIGTHHELMDSSEVYRQIVSSQLSEEEIA; encoded by the coding sequence GTGATTAAACTGTTTCGCCAGATGCAGCCTTATTATCCATTAATAGGGCTCATTCTGGTACTTACTTTTCTGCAAACGATGTCGGAATTGTTCCTGCCGACGCTGATGGCGGATATTGTGGATACCGGGATTGCTGCCGGTAACATACCGTATATTTGGCGGATCGGCTCGTATATGCTTTTATTTGCTGCGGTAGGGATGCTATGTTCTATTGCGGCAAGTTACTTTTCGGCCAAAGTTGCGATCGGATTCGGACGCGATCTGCGCAGCCGTGTGTTTGCACACGTTGAGAATTTTTCGCTGCAGGAATTTGACCGGATCGGTACGGCTTCACTGATTACGCGTACGACCAATGATATTACCCAGCTGCAGCAGGTGCTGACCATGATGCTGCGCATGATGCTGATGGCTCCGCTGATGATGCTGGGCGGCCTGATTATGGCTATTTCCAAGCAGGGGCAGCTATCACTTATTTTCGTGGTAGTCATTCCGGTGCTGGGACTGGCCATTTTTCTGATCGGCCGCAAAGGGATGCCGCTGTTCAAGCAGATGCAGACCCGTCTGGATACACTGAATATGGTGATTCGCGAGAATCTGACCGGTATCCGGGTTATTCGCGCCTTTAACCGGGATCGTTATGAAAACAAGCGGTTTGACGGTGCCAGCCGCGGTCTGGCGGATACGGCGATTAAGGTCAACAAGCTGATGGCTCTGATGATGCCGGTGATGATGATCGTGCTGAATTTCTCGATTATCGCGATTATCGGCTTTGGCAGCGTAGAAATCAGTTATGGGCGGATGCAGGTCGGCGATCTGATGGCCTTTGTCCAGTATGCGACCCAGATTCTGTTTTCCTTTTTAATGCTGTCGGTTATTTTTGTCATGGTACCGAGAGCTTCCGCTTCGGCAACACGGATCAATGAAGTGCTGGATATGCAGCCGGATATCGTCAATCCGGCTCAGCCGAAGCCGCTGCAGCAAGATTCCCGGCAGCCGGTTACGCTCAAATTTGACGATGTTACGTTTCATTATCCTGGCGCTGAACAGCCGGCGCTGGAGCATATTTCATTCGAAGCCAGACGGGGCGAAGTAACTGCCATTATTGGAGGAACCGGATCGGGCAAATCTACGCTGGTGAATCTGATTCCGCGTTTCTATGATGTGAGCAGCGGCCGGATTGAAGTACATGGAACTGATATCCGCGAGCTGGAGCAGTCTGCCTTGCGGGAACGGATCGGTTATGTACCGCAAAAGGCTTTGCTGTTTACAGGTACGATCGCTGAAAATATCCGCTATGGCCATGAATCGGCGACCGAGGAAGAAATTGCTCATGCTGCACGTATCGCTCAAGCGGAGGACTTTATTTCGGAGATGCCGGAAGGATATAATTCGGAGATTGCCCAGGGCGGTTCCAATGTGTCCGGCGGGCAAAAGCAGCGTCTATCGATTGCGCGGGCGCTGGTACGCCGGCCGGAGCTGTATATTTTTGATGATAGCTTCTCGGCACTGGACTTCAAGACCGATGCCCGGCTGCGTGCCGCCCTGCGGGAAGAGACGACCGAGGCGACTGTGCTGATGGTTGCCCAGCGGGTCAGTACGGTAATAGATGCCGATCAGATTATTGTGCTGGATGAAGGCCGGATTGCCGGTATCGGTACACACCACGAATTAATGGATAGCAGCGAAGTGTATCGCCAGATCGTATCTTCGCAGCTGTCCGAGGAGGAGATCGCATGA
- a CDS encoding MarR family winged helix-turn-helix transcriptional regulator, whose product MDEELKFEGISPMGEELLRAFRLFRRADWRQKPVAGYKPSEIMALICIGNQDDCKSCGIQVSELSRMLRVTSPTVTQLIKGMENDGLVERNMDQTDRRAVRVTLTDKGESIMDQSLAVFKTSFEGLVDYLGEEDSRKLAELLGRVFEYFQERVFEPVEPAHKGDGFGD is encoded by the coding sequence GTGGATGAAGAACTGAAGTTTGAAGGAATATCACCAATGGGTGAGGAATTGCTGCGTGCCTTCCGCCTGTTCCGCAGAGCGGATTGGCGTCAAAAGCCGGTCGCTGGATATAAGCCGAGTGAAATTATGGCCCTGATCTGTATCGGTAACCAGGATGACTGCAAAAGCTGCGGGATTCAGGTATCGGAATTGAGCCGTATGCTGCGTGTAACGTCCCCAACGGTCACCCAGTTGATCAAAGGAATGGAAAACGACGGCCTCGTCGAGCGTAATATGGATCAGACGGATCGCCGTGCTGTTCGTGTAACCCTGACAGATAAAGGCGAGTCGATTATGGATCAATCGCTGGCTGTATTCAAAACCTCGTTTGAAGGTCTGGTGGATTATCTTGGCGAAGAGGACAGCCGCAAGCTGGCCGAGTTGCTGGGACGCGTATTTGAATATTTTCAGGAACGAGTATTTGAGCCGGTAGAGCCTGCCCATAAGGGAGATGGCTTCGGTGATTAA